In Rhizophagus irregularis chromosome 1, complete sequence, one genomic interval encodes:
- a CDS encoding uncharacterized protein (SECRETED:cutsite_VQS-VQ; SECRETED:prob_0.7319); SECRETED:SignalP(1-22), whose product MVQNKIFFILFFMILLIISVQSVQSPKNSTGEYRGVGNREDARKGEDAGHVAHEKRRYKRKSFIKKREFINQLNV is encoded by the exons atggttcaaaataaaatcttctttatcttattttttatgatcCTCTTGATTATTTCAGTACAATCTGTACAATCTCCAAAGAATTCCACCGGAGAATATC GAGGAGTGGGAAATAGAGAAGATGCTCGAAAAGGTGAAGATGCCGGGCATGTCGCTCATGAAAAACGTAGAT ataaacgaaaaagttttataaagaAACGCGAATTTATCAATCAACTTAAcgtatga